From the Gallaecimonas mangrovi genome, one window contains:
- the folC gene encoding bifunctional tetrahydrofolate synthase/dihydrofolate synthase: MSTLSGQSLSDWLFHMENLHQSTIDMGLERVKNVADKASLLPLTSKTLLVGGTNGKGSTCAMLEHILMAAGYSVAVYSSPHLKDYRERLRVNGQMLAESEHCHAFAAIEQARGDISLTYFEFSTLAALWLCRAKAPDVVILEVGLGGRLDATNIVDADVAVITSIDLDHQAFLGNTRESVAREKVGIARQGKPLVCGEPEPTAVFLQQVLRIGTQLSWVGRDFTYQDLGDSWRFNAKEYPKPSLPLPNAATALKTLEALGLAVDDNAINQGLVSAKLAGRMQVLNRSPLVLADVAHNPHAARYLNAELERRYPGKVIHAVCAMLADKDIGGTLKEMTAVCQWYLAELPGISRAAKAEVLAKILGTDRCFDDVPGALQAAIKAASADSVVIVFGSFYTVAQVLPEGD; this comes from the coding sequence ATGAGCACATTATCAGGCCAGTCCCTCTCGGACTGGCTTTTTCATATGGAAAACCTGCACCAAAGCACCATTGACATGGGCCTGGAGCGGGTTAAAAACGTGGCCGATAAGGCAAGCTTGTTGCCGCTTACCAGTAAAACATTGCTGGTTGGCGGCACCAATGGCAAAGGCTCAACCTGCGCCATGCTCGAGCATATCTTGATGGCGGCCGGCTATTCGGTGGCGGTTTACAGCTCGCCGCACCTAAAAGATTACCGCGAGCGCTTGCGTGTTAACGGTCAAATGCTGGCAGAGTCCGAGCACTGCCATGCTTTTGCCGCCATAGAGCAAGCGCGCGGCGATATCAGCCTCACCTATTTCGAATTTTCTACCTTGGCCGCCTTGTGGTTATGCCGCGCCAAAGCGCCGGATGTGGTGATTTTGGAAGTCGGCCTCGGTGGGCGCTTGGATGCCACCAATATCGTTGACGCCGATGTGGCGGTTATCACCAGTATCGATTTAGATCACCAAGCCTTTTTGGGCAATACTCGCGAGTCGGTAGCCCGGGAAAAGGTAGGGATTGCCCGCCAAGGCAAGCCATTGGTGTGCGGTGAACCCGAGCCAACGGCGGTGTTTTTACAACAAGTGCTGCGTATCGGCACGCAGTTAAGCTGGGTTGGTCGAGACTTTACCTATCAGGACCTTGGCGACAGCTGGCGCTTTAACGCTAAGGAATACCCAAAACCATCTTTACCACTCCCTAACGCGGCCACTGCCCTAAAAACGCTGGAGGCACTTGGGCTGGCGGTTGACGATAACGCCATTAACCAAGGCTTGGTGAGCGCCAAGCTCGCCGGGCGGATGCAGGTATTAAACCGCTCGCCGTTGGTTTTGGCTGATGTCGCCCACAACCCCCACGCCGCGCGTTATTTAAATGCCGAGTTAGAGCGGCGTTACCCCGGTAAAGTCATTCATGCTGTCTGTGCCATGCTGGCTGATAAAGACATTGGCGGTACGCTTAAGGAAATGACGGCGGTTTGCCAGTGGTATCTGGCCGAGCTGCCAGGAATTAGCCGCGCTGCCAAAGCCGAAGTGTTGGCCAAGATACTCGGTACTGACCGCTGCTTTGACGATGTGCCTGGCGCTTTGCAAGCTGCGATTAAGGCAGCCAGCGCCGATAGCGTGGTTATTGTCTTTGGTTCCTTTTACACTGTGGCTCAGGTTTTGCCGGAGGGGGATTAA
- the lpxH gene encoding UDP-2,3-diacylglucosamine diphosphatase, which produces MILFIADLHLSPERPDIFEAFRRFMTTEAPKAEALYVLGDLFEAWIGDDDNSTFNQAVIALFKANADQGVAQFFVHGNRDFLIGKRFAKAAGMTLLPETAVIDLYGTSALVMHGDTLCTLDTDYQAFRKKSRSKFWQWRMQLLPLWLRRRIARKARAKSQASNAMKSDAIMDVTPAEVDNVIAKYQVPLLIHGHTHRPNRHQHPGAERIVLGDWYEQGSVLVVTPNSISLEKRPFEKSA; this is translated from the coding sequence GTGATCCTTTTTATTGCCGATTTGCACTTAAGCCCGGAACGCCCCGATATATTCGAGGCGTTTCGGCGCTTTATGACAACAGAAGCCCCAAAAGCCGAAGCACTTTATGTGTTGGGGGATCTTTTTGAAGCCTGGATAGGCGACGACGATAACAGCACCTTTAACCAAGCCGTTATTGCCCTTTTTAAAGCCAATGCCGACCAAGGCGTTGCCCAATTTTTTGTGCACGGTAACCGCGACTTTTTAATTGGCAAGCGCTTTGCCAAGGCGGCCGGCATGACGCTGCTGCCAGAAACCGCCGTTATCGACCTTTACGGTACCTCAGCCCTGGTGATGCATGGCGATACCCTTTGCACCCTCGACACCGACTACCAAGCCTTTCGCAAAAAAAGCCGCAGCAAATTTTGGCAGTGGCGCATGCAGCTGCTGCCGCTGTGGCTGCGCCGCCGCATCGCCCGTAAAGCCCGCGCTAAAAGCCAAGCCAGTAATGCCATGAAAAGCGACGCCATTATGGACGTCACGCCAGCAGAGGTAGACAACGTAATAGCAAAATACCAGGTACCATTGCTTATTCATGGCCATACCCACCGGCCCAATCGGCATCAACATCCAGGCGCAGAGCGCATTGTCCTGGGTGACTGGTACGAACAAGGCTCGGTACTGGTGGTAACGCCAAATAGCATTAGCCTGGAAAAACGCCCTTTTGAAAAAAGCGCCTGA
- a CDS encoding peptidylprolyl isomerase, producing MVILHTNYGDIKIELNAEKAPETVANFEQYVKDGFYDNTIFHRVIDGFMIQGGGFEPGMKQKSARAPIKNEADNGLVNAKGTVAMARTPDPHSATAQFFINVKDNDFLNFQSATAQGYGYCVFGEVVEGQDIIEKIKAVATGSHGFHQDVPLEDVIIERAELA from the coding sequence ATGGTCATTTTGCATACTAATTACGGCGATATCAAAATTGAACTGAACGCCGAGAAAGCCCCGGAAACCGTTGCCAACTTTGAGCAATACGTAAAAGACGGCTTTTACGACAACACCATTTTTCACCGCGTGATTGATGGTTTCATGATCCAAGGTGGCGGTTTTGAGCCTGGCATGAAGCAAAAAAGTGCCCGTGCGCCCATTAAAAATGAAGCCGACAACGGCTTGGTTAATGCCAAAGGCACCGTTGCCATGGCTCGCACCCCTGATCCGCACTCGGCCACGGCCCAGTTCTTTATCAACGTCAAAGACAACGACTTTTTGAACTTCCAGTCAGCCACTGCCCAAGGCTATGGCTACTGCGTGTTCGGCGAAGTGGTAGAAGGCCAGGACATCATCGAGAAAATTAAAGCCGTTGCAACCGGCTCTCATGGTTTCCACCAAGACGTGCCTTTGGAAGATGTGATCATCGAGCGTGCAGAGCTGGCGTGA
- a CDS encoding isocitrate lyase/PEP mutase family protein produces MPPPIQQKLAKRFRELNQQPLLLPGIWDTASALLFEKNGYQAIGTSSAALAYSQGFADGQGLTLDNLLPSLAAITAKSQLPLSVDIESGYQDLSQTVQAVLEAGAVGINLEDSLPGKGLIDVAEQCQRIGLVRDLAERFGLPLFINARTDTYLLATDHALEESLCRAAAYQQAGADMIFVPTVSASADIKALVQTSPIPVNLMALPGCNATDWFALGVTRVSLGLGPILAVLGLLDAIAAQCLHQGHWPLMDQYHFGFAKAQMLFS; encoded by the coding sequence ATGCCGCCCCCTATCCAGCAAAAGCTGGCCAAGCGCTTTCGCGAATTGAATCAACAGCCGCTGTTACTGCCCGGTATCTGGGATACAGCCAGTGCTTTACTGTTTGAGAAAAACGGCTACCAAGCCATTGGCACCAGCAGCGCTGCCCTTGCCTACAGCCAGGGGTTTGCTGATGGCCAAGGCCTGACACTGGACAACCTATTGCCGTCTTTGGCGGCGATCACGGCCAAAAGCCAACTGCCACTGAGCGTCGACATCGAAAGTGGCTACCAGGATTTGTCCCAAACGGTACAGGCGGTGCTAGAGGCAGGCGCGGTCGGCATTAACCTTGAAGATAGTTTGCCCGGCAAAGGGCTTATTGATGTTGCTGAGCAATGCCAGCGTATCGGTTTGGTGCGCGACCTTGCCGAGCGCTTTGGCTTGCCGCTTTTTATCAACGCTCGTACCGACACCTACCTGCTGGCTACAGACCATGCCCTTGAAGAAAGCCTTTGCCGGGCGGCCGCTTACCAGCAAGCAGGTGCCGACATGATTTTTGTGCCCACAGTGTCAGCCTCTGCCGACATTAAGGCATTGGTGCAGACAAGCCCCATTCCGGTGAACCTGATGGCCCTGCCCGGATGTAACGCCACCGATTGGTTTGCCCTCGGGGTAACCCGAGTGAGCCTGGGCTTGGGGCCCATACTGGCAGTATTGGGCTTACTGGATGCCATTGCCGCGCAATGTCTACATCAGGGCCATTGGCCACTGATGGACCAATACCACTTTGGCTTTGCCAAGGCGCAGATGCTTTTCAGCTGA
- a CDS encoding CvpA family protein produces MNWVDIAILVIIGVSVLISLVRGFVREAMSLVVWIAAFFVASVFYPKLAVLFTGLSDPLIRNAAAIALLFVATLILGGLLTYIIGQLVDKTGLSGFDRLLGMIFGALRGVLVVAALLFALDSFTNLSHTDWWKASKLIPQFGVVVQWFFEYLQHSSSFLPKG; encoded by the coding sequence ATGAATTGGGTCGATATCGCGATTTTGGTCATCATAGGCGTTTCCGTACTGATAAGCCTGGTTAGGGGCTTTGTGCGTGAAGCGATGTCATTGGTGGTTTGGATCGCAGCATTTTTTGTTGCCAGTGTTTTTTATCCCAAGCTGGCTGTTCTATTTACTGGCCTGAGTGATCCGCTTATTCGTAACGCGGCGGCCATCGCCCTACTTTTTGTGGCCACCCTGATCCTGGGGGGGCTACTGACCTACATTATTGGACAACTGGTTGATAAAACCGGCCTGAGCGGTTTTGACCGGCTGCTGGGTATGATTTTCGGGGCACTGCGTGGTGTCCTGGTGGTTGCAGCCCTGTTGTTTGCGTTAGACAGTTTTACCAACCTTTCCCACACCGACTGGTGGAAGGCATCGAAATTGATTCCGCAATTTGGTGTCGTGGTGCAATGGTTTTTTGAATATCTGCAACATAGCTCCAGCTTTTTGCCGAAAGGCTAA
- the miaE gene encoding tRNA isopentenyl-2-thiomethyl-A-37 hydroxylase MiaE, with amino-acid sequence MAVSLSPYQSLLSPITDFLGCETPDAWLNEAVKPSNLPLLLIDHCNCELKAAQTAIWLIRRYAVDNASGQALLVWVKPYEDFVYRKATGDFSGSKNALIGELQSKDGFAHGPDILDKMVRLIKEELHHFEQVLDIMAAKKVPYDTVTAARYAKGLIGHVRGHEPWTLVDKLIVGAFIEARSCERFAKLAPHLDEDIGRFYVSLLRSEARHYQDYLALAEQVAAEDISQRVAFFREQEALLITSPDTQFRFHSGVPA; translated from the coding sequence ATGGCTGTCAGTTTGTCACCTTATCAATCGTTGCTTAGCCCCATTACCGATTTTCTGGGCTGTGAAACCCCGGATGCTTGGTTAAACGAAGCCGTTAAACCCAGCAATTTGCCGCTTCTTCTTATTGACCACTGCAATTGCGAGTTAAAAGCGGCGCAAACGGCAATCTGGCTTATTCGCCGCTATGCGGTTGATAACGCCAGCGGTCAAGCCTTGTTGGTATGGGTGAAACCCTATGAAGATTTTGTGTATCGCAAAGCGACGGGCGATTTTAGTGGCTCCAAAAACGCCCTGATTGGTGAGCTGCAAAGTAAAGACGGCTTTGCCCATGGGCCGGACATCCTCGACAAAATGGTGCGACTTATTAAAGAAGAGCTGCACCATTTTGAGCAGGTTTTGGACATCATGGCGGCCAAGAAGGTGCCTTATGACACCGTTACCGCCGCCCGCTATGCCAAAGGACTTATCGGCCATGTCAGGGGACATGAGCCTTGGACGCTGGTGGATAAATTGATTGTCGGCGCTTTTATTGAAGCCCGTTCCTGTGAACGTTTTGCCAAGTTAGCGCCACATTTAGATGAGGATATTGGCCGTTTTTATGTGTCGTTACTGCGCTCGGAAGCGCGCCACTACCAAGATTACTTAGCCTTGGCCGAACAGGTGGCGGCTGAGGATATTAGCCAGCGTGTTGCCTTTTTCCGGGAACAAGAAGCGCTGCTAATAACAAGCCCGGACACGCAGTTTCGTTTTCATAGCGGTGTGCCTGCATAA
- the folD gene encoding bifunctional methylenetetrahydrofolate dehydrogenase/methenyltetrahydrofolate cyclohydrolase FolD: MSAQIIDGKAVAASVREKVKNAVSDRRAAGKRQPGLAVVLVGADPASQVYVGSKRRACDEVGFLSKSFDLPATTTETELLSLIDELNSDASIDGILVQLPLPAGIDATKVLEQIRPDKDVDGFHPYNVGRLAQRIPVLRPCTPKGIITLLESIDYEPHGKHAVIVGASNIVGRPATLELLLAGCTTTTCHRFTHDLESHVRRADILVVAVGKSEFIPGDWVKDGAIVIDVGINRQSDGKLRGDIGFDEAAKRASFITPVPGGVGPMTVATLMENTLEACERFHDA; encoded by the coding sequence ATGTCTGCTCAAATCATCGATGGCAAAGCGGTTGCTGCTTCTGTTCGCGAAAAAGTCAAAAACGCCGTAAGTGATCGCCGCGCTGCGGGTAAACGTCAACCCGGTTTGGCGGTAGTACTGGTAGGGGCCGACCCGGCTTCACAAGTGTATGTGGGCTCCAAACGCCGGGCTTGTGATGAGGTGGGCTTCTTGTCCAAATCATTCGACTTGCCAGCCACCACCACTGAAACTGAGCTGCTGAGCTTAATTGATGAACTGAACAGCGATGCCAGCATTGACGGCATTCTGGTACAGCTGCCACTGCCAGCTGGTATTGATGCCACCAAAGTACTGGAACAAATTCGCCCCGACAAAGACGTTGATGGTTTTCACCCCTACAACGTTGGCCGTTTGGCCCAGCGTATTCCGGTGCTGCGCCCTTGCACGCCCAAGGGCATTATTACCCTGCTCGAGTCGATTGATTACGAACCCCATGGCAAACATGCCGTCATTGTTGGCGCCTCGAATATCGTTGGCCGCCCCGCCACGCTGGAGCTACTGCTGGCAGGTTGCACCACCACCACCTGTCACCGCTTTACCCATGATTTAGAAAGCCATGTGCGCCGCGCCGATATTTTGGTGGTGGCAGTGGGTAAGTCTGAATTTATTCCCGGCGACTGGGTAAAAGACGGCGCCATTGTGATTGATGTGGGCATTAACCGCCAAAGCGACGGCAAATTGCGCGGCGATATCGGTTTTGACGAAGCGGCCAAACGTGCCAGCTTTATTACCCCCGTACCTGGTGGCGTTGGGCCGATGACCGTTGCTACGCTAATGGAGAACACCTTGGAGGCCTGCGAACGTTTCCATGACGCTTAA
- the purF gene encoding amidophosphoribosyltransferase yields the protein MCGIVGIVGKSPVNQSIYDGLTVLQHRGQDAAGIVTISNNTFRLRKANGLVKDVFERRHMERLSGNIGVGHVRYPTAGSSSSAEAQPFYVNSPFGIAAAHNGNLTNARELQESLFKEARRHINTTSDSEILLNVFAHALTSCTAISLQPEDIFKAVAETHRRCRGAYAVMSLIIGHGLVAFRDPYGIRPLVLGRREGADGVEYMVASESVALDVVGFQFMRDVAPGEAVYITEDGELFTQQCAENPVHCPCIFEYVYFARPDSTIDGISVYAARVHMGRHLGEKIKKQWSDLDIDVVIPIPETSSDIALEIAGVLNLPYRQGFVKNRYIGRTFIMPGQTIRRKSVRRKLNAINAEFKGKNVLLVDDSIVRGTTSEQIIQMARDAGANKVYFASAAPEIRFPNVYGIDMPSANELIAHGREVDNICEEIGADGLIFQSISDLIDAVREENPSVQQFETSVFDGNYVTGDVDQAYLDALDEARSDQAKNQQAAIEDPNLELHNEDA from the coding sequence ATGTGTGGTATCGTCGGTATCGTTGGCAAGTCTCCGGTTAACCAGTCCATTTACGACGGCTTAACCGTGCTCCAACACCGCGGACAGGACGCTGCTGGTATTGTGACCATCTCAAACAATACTTTTCGTCTGCGCAAAGCCAACGGACTGGTTAAGGATGTTTTTGAGCGCCGCCATATGGAGCGTCTGTCAGGCAACATTGGTGTTGGCCATGTTCGTTACCCGACAGCCGGTTCATCATCCAGTGCCGAAGCCCAACCGTTTTATGTGAATTCCCCCTTTGGTATTGCTGCTGCCCATAACGGCAACCTTACCAATGCCCGCGAACTGCAAGAAAGCCTGTTCAAAGAAGCGCGCCGGCATATCAATACCACGTCCGACTCCGAGATCTTGCTGAACGTTTTTGCCCATGCATTAACTTCATGCACTGCCATTTCCTTGCAGCCAGAAGATATTTTTAAAGCCGTTGCCGAAACCCATCGTCGTTGCCGTGGTGCCTACGCGGTGATGTCACTCATCATTGGCCATGGCTTGGTGGCGTTTCGCGACCCTTACGGTATTCGTCCGCTGGTGCTGGGCCGCCGTGAAGGCGCCGATGGCGTGGAATACATGGTGGCTTCTGAATCGGTCGCGCTAGACGTGGTGGGTTTTCAGTTCATGCGTGACGTGGCGCCCGGTGAAGCAGTTTATATTACCGAAGACGGCGAACTGTTCACCCAGCAGTGTGCTGAAAACCCGGTGCATTGCCCCTGCATTTTTGAATACGTCTATTTTGCCCGCCCCGATTCCACCATCGACGGCATTTCTGTTTATGCCGCCCGGGTGCACATGGGCCGCCACCTTGGTGAAAAAATCAAAAAACAATGGAGTGACCTCGATATTGACGTGGTTATCCCCATTCCTGAAACCTCCAGCGACATCGCCCTGGAAATTGCCGGTGTACTGAACCTGCCTTACCGTCAGGGGTTTGTGAAAAACCGCTATATTGGCCGTACCTTTATCATGCCGGGGCAAACCATTCGCCGTAAGTCAGTACGCCGTAAACTCAACGCCATCAATGCTGAGTTCAAGGGCAAGAATGTGTTGCTGGTAGACGATTCCATCGTCCGTGGCACCACCTCTGAGCAGATCATTCAAATGGCACGTGATGCCGGTGCCAATAAGGTCTACTTTGCCTCAGCCGCCCCGGAGATCCGCTTCCCGAACGTTTATGGTATCGATATGCCTTCGGCCAATGAACTGATTGCCCATGGCCGGGAAGTGGATAACATCTGCGAGGAAATTGGCGCCGATGGCCTTATTTTCCAATCCATTTCTGACTTAATCGATGCAGTGCGTGAAGAAAATCCTTCCGTACAGCAGTTTGAAACCTCGGTATTTGACGGCAACTACGTAACCGGTGATGTTGACCAAGCTTATCTTGATGCGCTCGATGAAGCGCGTTCAGACCAGGCGAAAAACCAGCAAGCCGCTATCGAAGACCCGAACCTCGAACTTCATAACGAAGACGCCTAA
- the cysS gene encoding cysteine--tRNA ligase, producing the protein MLKVFNTLSREKELFKPLIAGKVSLYVCGITIYDLMHIGHARTYTAFDVINRYLRHKGFTVTYVRNITDVDDKIIKRAAENGESCEALTERFATKMREDFAALNILAPDIEPKVTTHMDDIIAMVKTLVERGHAYEADNGDVLFNVKSFPEYGKLSRQDLDALQAGSRVEVDESKHNPLDFVLWKHAKPGEPKWASPWGEGRPGWHIECSAMSSRHLGPVFDIHGGGSDLTFPHHENEIAQSCCASGEQFARYWIHTGMVQVDKEKMSKSLGNFFTVRDVLKEYNAETVRYFLLTSHYRSQLNYSTDNLNQAHASLERLYTALRDVAASGEVEPSWAAKFDAAMDDDFNTPEALVVLFDLARELNKAKQEGRADAPALAATLKQLGSLLGIVQSAPEDFLKGNDSDLDVAHIEGLIKQRNQARKDKDWAAADAARDALTALGITLEDGPQGTSWRKA; encoded by the coding sequence ATGCTGAAAGTTTTCAACACCTTAAGCCGTGAAAAAGAACTCTTCAAACCTCTTATAGCCGGTAAGGTGTCACTCTACGTCTGTGGTATCACTATTTACGATTTAATGCATATTGGCCATGCCCGTACCTACACGGCCTTTGATGTGATTAATCGTTATTTGCGCCATAAGGGCTTTACTGTCACCTATGTGCGCAACATCACCGATGTGGATGACAAAATCATCAAGCGTGCTGCCGAAAACGGCGAAAGCTGCGAAGCCCTTACCGAGCGCTTTGCCACCAAAATGCGTGAAGACTTTGCCGCCTTGAACATTCTGGCGCCGGATATCGAGCCCAAGGTTACCACCCATATGGATGACATTATCGCCATGGTGAAAACCTTGGTTGAACGTGGTCATGCTTATGAAGCGGACAACGGCGATGTGCTCTTTAACGTTAAATCCTTCCCGGAATACGGCAAATTGTCTCGCCAGGATCTCGATGCCCTGCAAGCCGGTTCCCGGGTTGAGGTGGATGAGAGTAAACACAACCCCCTTGATTTTGTGTTGTGGAAGCATGCCAAGCCTGGCGAGCCGAAATGGGCTTCGCCGTGGGGCGAAGGCCGCCCTGGCTGGCATATTGAATGCTCTGCCATGTCGTCAAGACACCTTGGGCCGGTATTTGATATTCATGGTGGCGGCTCTGATCTCACTTTCCCCCATCATGAAAATGAAATTGCTCAAAGCTGCTGCGCCAGTGGCGAGCAGTTTGCACGCTACTGGATCCACACCGGTATGGTGCAGGTCGACAAGGAAAAGATGTCCAAGTCCTTGGGCAACTTCTTTACCGTGCGTGACGTGCTTAAAGAATATAACGCTGAAACAGTGCGCTATTTCTTGCTGACCAGCCATTATCGCAGCCAGCTTAACTATTCCACTGACAACCTTAACCAGGCCCATGCCAGCCTTGAGCGGCTTTATACCGCCCTTAGGGATGTGGCGGCCAGCGGTGAGGTTGAACCCAGCTGGGCGGCGAAGTTTGATGCTGCCATGGACGATGACTTCAACACCCCGGAAGCGCTGGTGGTGCTTTTCGACCTGGCCCGTGAACTGAATAAAGCCAAGCAAGAAGGGCGCGCCGATGCCCCGGCCCTTGCCGCAACCCTTAAGCAGTTAGGGAGCTTATTAGGCATTGTGCAAAGTGCGCCTGAAGACTTTTTGAAAGGCAACGATAGTGACCTGGACGTGGCGCATATCGAAGGGCTTATTAAGCAGCGCAATCAAGCGAGAAAAGATAAAGACTGGGCGGCGGCCGATGCCGCGCGCGACGCTTTAACGGCACTGGGCATCACCCTCGAAGATGGCCCACAAGGCACCAGTTGGCGAAAAGCCTAA
- a CDS encoding SPOR domain-containing protein, translating to MTNRIVGTLVVVALLALIVPELLKEPEAPTPEKYEVIPLRPELGDTPKPATYPSDALATNATVPKATPLPDNDAAKTPATSSSASPAASAKVTPPPAKTSTAAKPAVAGDAWVIQMGAFGNHQSAQALVKQLRSSGYKAFLVQEGGLSKVLVGPDTDKSRLAAQIDKLNHISGLKGRVFQYDPLQ from the coding sequence GTGACCAACCGTATTGTAGGCACCTTGGTAGTCGTCGCGTTGCTGGCGCTGATTGTGCCGGAGCTTTTAAAGGAGCCCGAGGCACCAACGCCAGAAAAATACGAAGTGATACCGCTGCGCCCTGAGCTAGGCGATACCCCAAAACCAGCGACGTACCCCAGTGACGCCTTGGCCACCAATGCGACGGTGCCTAAAGCCACGCCGCTGCCAGACAATGATGCGGCAAAGACGCCGGCTACCAGTAGCAGCGCTTCACCGGCCGCTTCGGCGAAGGTAACACCGCCACCGGCAAAAACGTCAACAGCAGCCAAACCTGCCGTGGCAGGCGATGCTTGGGTTATTCAAATGGGTGCCTTTGGCAACCATCAATCAGCCCAAGCGCTGGTTAAGCAGCTGCGCAGCAGTGGCTACAAAGCCTTTTTAGTGCAAGAAGGTGGTTTGTCTAAAGTGCTGGTAGGGCCTGATACCGATAAGAGCCGTCTGGCCGCCCAGATCGACAAGCTAAATCACATTAGCGGTTTAAAAGGCCGAGTCTTTCAATATGATCCGCTTCAGTAG
- a CDS encoding ion transporter — protein sequence MTLKDKLNDIIFGYSTPGGRAFDLCLIIAIVVSVVAVMLDSVAPIHHQWKVELAAAEWFFTGLFTLEYLARFYCAQNRWRYLFSFYGLVDLLSIIPTYLALLVPGASTLLIVRILRVLRVFRILKLMEYSNASQRLVQAIIQSGPKIFVFFASLLGLVTVFGALMYLIEGPENGFTSIPRSMYWAIVTMTTVGYGDISPHTPLGQALASVVMLLGYSVIAVPTGILTNELAKQRYSKTCPSCGREGHEPDSRFCRHCGARL from the coding sequence ATGACGCTTAAGGATAAGCTCAACGACATTATTTTTGGTTACAGCACGCCCGGTGGGCGTGCCTTTGACCTGTGCCTTATCATCGCCATCGTCGTGAGCGTGGTGGCGGTGATGCTCGATTCAGTGGCGCCTATTCATCATCAATGGAAAGTGGAACTCGCCGCCGCTGAATGGTTTTTTACCGGCCTTTTTACCCTCGAATATCTCGCCCGCTTTTATTGCGCACAAAATCGCTGGCGCTACCTGTTTAGCTTTTATGGTTTGGTTGATTTGTTATCGATCATCCCCACATACCTGGCGCTACTGGTACCCGGTGCCAGTACCTTGCTGATTGTGCGTATTTTAAGGGTGCTGCGAGTTTTTCGTATTCTCAAACTAATGGAGTACTCCAACGCCTCGCAGCGCTTGGTGCAAGCCATCATTCAATCTGGGCCGAAGATCTTTGTCTTTTTTGCCTCTTTGTTGGGCTTGGTAACGGTGTTTGGCGCCTTGATGTACCTTATCGAAGGGCCAGAAAACGGCTTTACCAGTATTCCGCGCAGCATGTATTGGGCCATTGTGACCATGACCACTGTGGGTTATGGCGATATCAGCCCTCACACACCGCTTGGGCAGGCATTAGCTTCTGTAGTGATGCTACTGGGCTATTCGGTAATAGCGGTACCCACCGGCATTTTAACCAACGAACTGGCCAAACAGCGTTACAGCAAAACCTGCCCCAGTTGTGGCCGAGAAGGCCACGAACCCGACTCACGCTTTTGTCGCCACTGCGGCGCCAGGCTTTAA